A genomic region of Papaver somniferum cultivar HN1 chromosome 7, ASM357369v1, whole genome shotgun sequence contains the following coding sequences:
- the LOC113295456 gene encoding uncharacterized protein LOC113295456: MDANMFNPNVDKVTRAAAWVRFTNMPWEFWDEETLFRLARGLGKPISVDPRALRHEYGYFAAVLIYIDFSQPLENIVVDGEDGSEGFYADYQILNRPSFCDHYKSVGHEEKECRVKKRKDLEEQEKVEKDPEVKKRLQAEIDELKFFWQLRKYEKKN, translated from the coding sequence ATGGACGCCAATATGTTCAATCCGAATGTTGACAAGGTAACTCGAGCAGCTGCCTGGGTTCGTTTTACAAATATGCCATGGGAATTTTGGGATGAGGAGACTTTGTTCAGGTTGGCTAGGGGTCTGGGAAAGCCAATTTCGGTAGATCCAAGAGCATTAAGACATGAATATGGTTATTTCGCAGCTGTACTGATTTATATTGATTTTTCACAACCATTAGAAAATATTGTTGTCGATGGTGAAGATGGTTCTGAAGGTTTTTATGCAGATTATCAGATTCTAAATAGGCCAAGTTTTTGCGATCACTACAAATCTGTTGGCCATGAAGAGAAGGAGTGTAGAGTGAAGAAGCGAAAAGATTTGGAGGAGCAGGAGAAGGTCGAGAAAGATCCTGAAGTTAAGAAGAGATTACAAGCTGAGATTGATGAGCTTAAATTTTTTTGGCAATTGCGCAAGTATGAGAAAAAAAACTGA